Within the Anaerolineales bacterium genome, the region GCGTTGCTGGCCGGCATGATCGGAGTCGCTTTCGCCCTGGTGTAAAGGAGAAGGACCATGGATATCGGAATGCTCTGGTTTGACGACGAATCGGTTTCGACGTCCGCAAAGATCCAGCGCGCGGTGACGTTCTACACCGAGAAGTACGGCCGCAGGCCAACGTTGTGCCTGGTGAACCCCGCCACGCTGAACGGCGGTGAGGGCGTCATGGCCGGCGTCAAGGTGCGCAAGGCGCGCAACGTCATGCCGGATCACTACTGGATTGGCGTGGACGAGGGCAACCGCTCTACGCCGAGGCAACGGCAAGCTGCCTGAATGGCGTACCGGTGACGTCGGACGATCGTGAAGATCGAATCCGGTCCTCGAAAGGTCGACAGCAGGATTGGACCGGAAAGCGAGTCGTCGTGCTTGGATTGGCGAGACAAGGAAAAGCGTTGGTCCGTTATTTTGTGGAACGTGGAGCAAACGTCGTGGTGAGTGATCGTATGCCGGCCGAAGCGCTGAAGCATGCAACGGAAGAATTTCGCAACCTCCCGGTGGATTTCGAGTTAGGAGGCCATCCGCCCACGTTGCTGAATGCGGCGAACCTGCTGTGCCTTTCCGGGGGTGTACCCGCGGATCTGCCGCTGGCACAGCAGGCTCGAGAGCAGGGTATCCCACTATCCAACGATGCGCAACTTTTCATCGAAAACTGCCCTGCTACTGTTATCGGTATAACCGGTTCGGCCGGTAAAACGACCACGACGACGCTCGTGGGGCGGATGGCCTCCGCCGAATTTCGGGATCGGGAAAGGAAAGTCTGGGTGGGTGGCAACATCGGCAGACCGCTGTTGAACGATCTGCCGCAGATGAAATCTAAAGATCTCGTGGTAATGGAGCTGTCGTCGTTCCAATTGGAATTGATGGACGTCAGCCCGCAGATCGCCGCGATCTTGAACGTGACGCCCAACCATCTCGACCGGCATAAAACGATGGCGGCGTACACGGCGGCGAAAGCGCACATCCTGCAGCACCAAACCGGGAACGACCGGGCGGTGTTGGGCCGCGACGACGAAATCGCCTGGTCGCTGCGCGATCAGGTGCGGGGGCGCTTGATCAGTTTCGGCTGGAACCCTCCGCAAGGTGACGGCGCCTACCTGGCAGGAGACACGATTCGCCTGCGCCTCGATGGCCGGGATACGGCCTTGTGCCCGGCCGGGATCGTGGAGCTGCGCGGGGCGCACAACCTGCTGAACGTGATCGCAGCCTGCGCCATCGCCGCTGCGGCCGGCATATCACCGCAGGCCATGCAGACCGGGGTGCGCGGATTCAAGGGCGTCGAACATCGCCTGGAGTTCGTGCGGCGCGTCGCCGGGGTGGATTGGTACAACGATTCGATCGCCACGGCGCCGGAACGCGCCATCGCCGCCATACGTTCGTTCGACGAGCCCCTGGTCTTGCTGTCCGGCGGACGGGACAAGGACCTGTCCTGGGATGCGTACGCACGGCTGGTCTGCAAGCGCGTGCGCCATCTGATCCTCTTCGGGGAGGCGGTGGAGAAGATCGCCGCGGCCGTCGAGAAGCAGCGCGGCGGGGATTGCAAGGTGCAGGTGGAAATCTGCGGCGACCTGGAGCAGGCGGTTGCGGCCGCCGCGCGAGTCGCCGCTGCGGGTGACGTCGTCCTGCTCGCGCCGGGCGGCACGAGCTACGACGCTTTCAAGGATTTCACCGAACGCGGTGAAAAATTCCGGGAACTGGTGAATTCGCTGTGACACAACGTGTGATTACACAGGATGCCTTTCAGGAGTCGCCGCTGCGCAAGCGCTTCGGGATCGGATTCGATCCCTGGCTCTTCGTGCTCGTCGCGGCGTTGATCGCCTTCGGCCTGGTGATGGTGTACTCATCCAGTTGGGACGTGTCCTGGCGACTGGAAGGCGACCCGTACGCCATCTTCGAGCAGCAGGTGCGCAATCTCGCCGTGGGACTGATCGCCATGGTTATTGCGTCCTTCATTCCCATGAAATGGATCCGCAAGTACGCCCTGCCGTTGATCGCCGCGACCGTACTGATGCTCTTTCTGGTGCTGCTGGTCAACCTGGGTGCGGAACACAAGCGCGCGTTTCTCGGCGGCTCGGTGCAGCCGTCCGAGATGGCCAAACTGGCGTTGATCATCTATCTGGCCGTGTGGATGGAATCGAAGGGAGAGCGTCTCTCCCTGACCGGCTACGGGCTGGCGCCCCTGATCATGATCGTCGGGCTGGTGGGCGGCCTGATCCTGCTGCAGCCCGACTTGAGCGCCGGCTTCACCGTGGTGATCGTCGCCGTGGTCATGTTCTACCTCGCCGGCGCCGACATGCGCCAGATTCTCGCCATGGGCATCGGCGGCGGCGCGCTGGCCTTCGTGCTCGTGCGGGTCTCCCAGGTCGGACAGGACCGTTGGAACAAATACGTGGGGGGTCTGGTGGACTTGGAGAAAGCCTCCTACCACGTGCAGCAGTCCCTGCAGTCGTTCTATTCGGGCGGGATCTTCGGCCGAGGGCTCGGCGCCAGCCGGGGCAAATTCGGGTTCCTGCCCGCCCCGCACACCGACAGCATTTTCGCCATCGTCGGCGAGGAACTGGGATTGATCGGCGCCATCGTCGTTCTGGTGCTGTTCTGTCTCTTCCTCTGGCGCGGTTTTCGATTGGGCCTGAACGCCGTGACAAAGCTGGAAATGCTGCTGGTCAGCGGGGTGACATTCTGGATTGGCATCGAGGCGGTGATCAACATGTCCGTCTTGTTGGGATTGCTGCCCTTCGCCGGCAACGCACTTCCATTTTTCAGCTTCGGCGGCTCGAGTCTGGTTACCACCCTGGCGGGGGTTGGTCTGCTGATCAACGTATCCCGCAGGGCATCCCGGCGTGAAGAGGAGCGAGACAACGTTGCGACTATTGGTATCGGCGGGCGGGACAGGCGGCGGCGTGTATCCCGCATTGGCCGTAGTCGACGCACTCGGAAAGCAAGCTGAAGTGCTCTGGGTCGGAAGCGAAGGCGGAATGGAGGCTTCCTTGTTGAGCCGAGCGGGTCAGGAATTCAAGGCCGTTCCGGCTGCGGGTGTGCACGGTGTCGGTTTGCGCGCCCTGCCGGGCAATCTGGCCCGTCTCGTGCGCGGCGTGCCTGCGGCGCGCCGCATCGTGCGCGATTTTAACCCCGACGTGGCTTTCTTCACCGGCGGTTTCGTGGGCGTTCCGGTGGCCCTGGCGGCGAGGGGTGTGCCGAAGGCGGTCTTCGTACCCGACATCGAGCCGGCCCTGGCGCTGCGCATGATCGCCAGGATGGCGCAGCTGATCATGGTTTCGACGCAGAAGTCGCTGGCCTACTACCTGAAGGGAAAGCGCGTTGTGGTCACGGGATATCCCACGCGCGCCGCACTGGTCAATCTCGAGCGGGCAAAGGCCCGCCATCAGATGGGGTTGGCCGGACAAAAGAAAGTGCTGCTCGTGTTCGGCGGCAGCCGCGGCGCACGTTCGATCAACGAAGCCCTGTGGGCCTGTTTGCCCGAACTGCTCGAACGTCTGGCCGTTGTGCACATCACGGGCCAACTGGACTGGCCGCGGGTGGAAGGGGTGGTGGGTTCCCTGCCGCCGCAACTGCGGGAGGGCTACCGCGTTTATGCCTACCTGCACGACGAGATGCCGCTTGCGCTGGCTGCCGCGGATCTTGTCGTCTCGCGCGCCGGTGCGGCGACGATCGGAGAATACCCGCTGCTCGGGCTTCCGGCGATACTGGTTCCCTATCCGTATGCCTGGCGCTATCAGAAGGTGAACGCCGAATATCTCGTCGATGCCGGCGGGGCGCTCATGCTCCCCGACGATGCGCTGCCCGAGCGGCTGCTGCCGGCGATTTTGGATTTGCTCGACGACCCCCAGCGGCTCGCCGAAATGCGGGCGGCGATGAAGAAACTGGCCGCTCCCGGTGCGGCGCAGTCGATAGCGAACGAACTGCTGCAGTTGGGCGAAGGGGGCAGGCGTGCTTAGCCTTTTCGTGGTGTTCGGGATGCTGGTGGCCATGTTCGCCGTGATCGGCGCCATGCGCGGTTGGGCGAAGGAACTGCTGGTGACCAGCGCCATCGTCCTGGCGCTGTTCATCATCCAGATCCTGGAGACCCACGTCCAGCCCTACAACACGGCGCTGATGATGCAGCCGCCGACGACGCGTTTCGTCATCCGCGCCATCCTGCTGGTGATCATGGCCTTCTTCGGCTACCAGACGCCTCACATTCGCGCCCTGCAGCCGAAGCTGGTGCGCGAGCGCCTGCAGGACATTCTCTTGGGGCTGGTCATGGGCGCGCTGAACGGCTATCTGCTCTTCGGGTCGCTGTGGTACTTCCTGGATCAAATGGGGTACGACAACACGACGTTGGTGACGATGCCGGCGGACCCCGCTTTTCAGGCGCGGGTGCAGGATTTCATGGCGCTGCTGCCGCCCAGCCTGGTTCCCATCCCGCACATTTATTTCGTCGTCGGCGTCGTTTTCGTGTTCATCATCGTGGTTTTCGTATGAGTCGTCACGTGCATTTGGTGGGAATCGGAGGCACAGGATTGTCGGCCATCGCCCGGGTGTTGAAGCAGAGAGGAGACGTGGTGACGGGTTCGGACCGCACGCGTTCCATTTATGCAGAAGCGCTGGAAGCGCTCGGCGTTCCCATCCGCTACGAACATCGCGCCGAGAACGTGGAGGGCGCAGATCTGGTCGTGGCCTCCTCCGCCGTGCCGGATGACAACGTCGAACTGCAGGCCGCCCGCTCGGCGGGCATCCCCGTGCTGCGCCGGTCGGAGTTCCTGGGCGATCTCACCGCGGGCCAGAAGACCATCGCCGTCGCCGGCACGCACGGGAAAACGACCACCACCGGATTGATCGCCTGGCTGCTCACGCAGGCCGAAATGGATCCCAGCTTCATCGTCGGCGGGACGCTGTCCAATTTCGACGCCAACGCCCGGGCCGGCGGTGGAGATTACTTCGTGATCGAAGCGGACGAATACGACCGCATGTTTCTGGGCCTCGAACCGGCGATCGCCGTGATCACCAACGTTGAACACGATCATCCGGATTGCTACCCGACGTTCGAATCGTTCCGCCGGGCGTTTGCCGAATTCGCATCCCGCGTCCAGGACTTGATCGTGGTCTGCAAGGACGACCCCGGCGCAGACTCCCTGCCGCTTCCGGCGATCGAATGCGTTCGATACGGACTGAATGCGGACGCAGATTGGTACGCCGAGGAGATTCGCTCCAACGCCGTCGGCGGGTCCGATTTTCTGGTGCTGCGCCGCGGGGAAACGCTGGGATTGATGCGCACCCGCCTGCCCGGCCCGCACAACGTGCTCAACGCGCTGGCGGCGCTGATCGTGGGCGATCATCTGGGACTGGATTTCAAGGACATGCGCGAGACGCTGACCGAATTCCTGGGCGTCGGGCGCCGCTTCGAAATCATCGGCGAGGCGGCCGGCGTGACGGTCGTGGACGACTACGCCCACCATCCCACGGAGATCAAGGCCACGCTGCGCGGGGCGCGCCAGCAGTTTCCCGACGCGGAGATCTGGGCGGTCTACCAGCCGCACACGTTCTCCCGCATCCGGGCGCTGCTGCCCGATTTCGCGCACGCATTCGACGACTGCGATCATCTGATCGTGACCGACATTTTCGCTTCGCGCGAGCAGGCGGACGGCTCCATCGACAGCCGCACGCTCGTGGAAACGATCGAGCATCCGGACGTGAGATACATACCCCGCCTCGAGGCTGCCGCAGATTATCTGCTCGAGCGCGTGAAAGGGGGTTCCCTGGTCCTGACATTGAGTGCTGGAGACGGAAATCGAGTTGGTTATCGTGTACTACAAGGTCTGACAGAAGGAGGCAAAGATCATGTCTGAACGCAAACGGAACGTTTTCGACAATGATCGCCGTATGGAGCTGCGCATGCGCGTAGCGATCAAGAACTTGCGCCAGAACGAGCCCGTGGATCCCGCCACGCTGCCCTTGCTGGCGCTGCCGGAGCAGAAAACGGTGAAGCGCGTGATCGCCAAGGTACGCAGTCTTTGAGCGATCGCCGTCTACCCCCGGCGCGCCTCGAGCAGCTGCGGCGCACATTCGGCAGCATCGAAGAGAATGTGCCCCTGGCTCGCTACACGGCGGCGCGAATCGGCGGCCCTGCGGACGTACTCCTGACCGCGGGTTCCGCCGAGCGTCTGGCGATGATCGCCGAGACGCTGTGGGAGCTCAAGCTCCCCTTCCGCATCCTCGGCGGCGGCTCGAACGTGCTCGTCGCCGACGCGGGGATCCGGGGGATCGTGGTGCTGAATCAGGCGCGCGGCGTGCGTTTCTGGGAGTCCCCGGAAGGTCCACGCCTGCGCGCCGAATCCGGCGTGGGCCTGGGCAGCGTCGCCCGGCGCGCGGTGGAGCGCGGCTGGTCGGGTCTGGAATGGGCCGCCACGGTGCCCGGTACGCTGGGCGGCGCCGTGGTGGGCAACGCCGGCGCCCACGGCGGGGACATCGCCGGCAATCTGGAACTGGCCGAAATCTTGCAACGCAGAAAGGGCGCAGAATCGTGGCCGCCCGAGCGGCTGGAATTTGCCTACCGCGACAGCTGGTTGAAACGCCATCCGGGCGAGGCCGTCGTTCTGGCAGCGACTCTGCGGCTGAGGCTATCGACGGTCGAGGAGACGAAGGCGAAGATGCAGGAATTCAGCGAGCAGCGGCGAACGACGCAGCCTCCCGGGGCGAGCATGGGCTCCATGTTCAAGAACCCGCCCGGGGATTACGCCGGACGCCTGATCGAAGCCTGCGGGCTGAAAGGATTTCGAGTCGGCGGCGCACAGATCAGCGAGGTGCACGCCAATTTCTTCATCAACCTCGGCGAAGCGACGGCGGCGGACGTGAAGGGATTGATCGACGCGGCCCGCAATCGCGTGGCGCAGCAGTTCGACGTCGAGCTCGAACTCGAGGTGGAACTGCTCGGGGATTGGCAGACGATGGAAAGCGAGTCGGCGCAGTTGACCAACGGAGGCGCACTTTGAGCGGCAAACTGCGTTTGGGCGTGATGTTTGGCGGACGCTCCGGCGAACACGAAGTCTCGTTGATGTCGGCGAAGTCCGTCATGTCCGCCCTGGATCGAAGCAAGTACGAAATCGTACCCATCGGGATCACGAAATCGGGCCGCTGGCTTTCCGGGGACCACGTGCTGAAGGCCTTTCAAGAGGGCCGGCAGGATGAGCTGGTCAACGTGATGCTGCCTGCGGAACCGGGCCTGCGCGGGCTCTACCGTTGGCGGGAAGGCGAGGCGCTGCAGCGCCTGACCGATCTGGACGCCGTTTTTCCGGTGCTGCACGGGACCTACGGCGAGGACGGCACGCTGCAGGGGCTGCTGGAGATGGCTGACGTGCCCTACGTGGGTACCGGGGTGCTGGCCTCCGCCGTGGCTATGGACAAGGATCTCTTCAAGCACGTGATGCGCGCCAACGGCATTCCGGTCCTGGATTGGACGATCGTCCTCTCGACGCAGTTGGAGCGCGAAATGCAGGCGGAGTTGGACCGCCTGGAATCACTCCTGCCCTATCCGATGTTCGCCAAGCCGGCGAACATGGGCTCGTCGGTGGGCGTGAGCAAGTGCCGCGGCCGCTCGGATTTGATGGAAGGCATCATGGACGCGGCGCGCTACGACCGCCGCATTCTGGTGGAAGCCGGCATCGAGGCGCGCGAGATCGAGATCAGCGTTTTGGGGAACGAGGACCCGGAGGCTTCGGTGCCCGGCGAGGTGGTACCCGGCGATGAATTCTATTCCTACCGGGCGAAGTACATCGACGACACCTCGGATTTGCTCATCCCGGCGCCGATCGAGGACGGCCTGGTCGGGGAAGCGCAGCGGCTGGCCATCGCAGCGTTCAAGGCCATCGACGGGGCCGGCATGGGGCGCGCGGATTTCCTGCTGGACAAGAACGACGGACGCCTGTACATGAACGAGATCAACACCATCCCGGGCTTCACCAAGATCAGCATGTATCCCAAGCTGTGGGAAGCGAGCGGCTTGTCGTATCCGAAATTGTTGGACCGCCTGATCGAATTGGCCTTCGAACGGCAGGCGCAGAAGGATAAATTGGTGCGCAGTTACGAGGTCGGGGAATGACGCTTGGCGAACGGTCCATCGAGAGCCTACGCACGCGTGCGGACAACGTGCGGGCACGCCGCGCCCGGGTGGAGCGCACGATCGAACCTGCGCCGCGTGAAGTGCTGAAGAAGCGGCCGCACCGGCGAAAGCAGCCGCGCCGCCGCTACGACGTGCAGCTCCAGCCGCAGCAGGGCACCGAGATGCAGCTCCCGGCGCTGCCCGCAGTTCGTGTGGGGCCGCGCCTGTTCTCGGCGATGCTGCTGCTCCTGATGGCCTGGTTCCTGGGCGAATTTCTCTCCGCGGATCGTTTCCTGGTGCGGTCGTTGAACGTCGACGGAAATCGACTGCTCACCACGGCGCAGATCCAGTCGCTGGTCGATTTCGCCGGCGAAGGCATCTTCTCCATCGATCCCGACGTGATCCGCGAGCAGTTGGAAGGGCATCCGGAGATCGTCTCTGCCGAGGTGCGTCTGCATCTGCCGAACGAGATCGACGTGGCCATCGACGAGCGCACGCCGGCGCTGGCCTGGAACGACGCCGGACGGACCTGGTGGCTGAGTCTGGACGGGCTGGCGTTCATCCCCCACGGCGCGAACGACGACCTGGTCCGCGTCGAGACGGAGCAGCCGGTGCTGCGCATCAGCGAAGAGGCGCTGACTCCGGCGATGGCGCCGGAAGTGATCCAGAACGCGCTCGTGCTCAGCCGCGAATTGCAGGACGTGGGCGTGCTGCAGTACGACCCGCAGTACGGATTTGGTTTCGAAGACCCGCGCGGATGGAAAGTGGTCTTCGGCGTGGGCGGCGACATGGCGATGAAGGTGCGCGTCTACCGCGCCCTCGCCGAGAAGATCGCCGGACAGGGAATTTCCGTGGCGCTGGTGAACGTGGAAAATCAAGCCGCGCCGTATTACAAGGTGGAGCGCTGACCTCGTGTCCAATCTGATCGCACCGGGCGACCCGATTTACGTGGGCATCGACGTAGGAACCACGAAGGTTTGTACGCTCGTCGGGCATTTAAACGCCGACCGCCAACTGCGCGTGATCGGCGTGGGCATCGTGCCCTCGCAGGGCATGCGCAAGGGCGGCGTGGTCAGCCTCGAGGGCGTGGCCCGCGCCATCCAGGCTTCGAAGGACAAGGCCGAGCGCAGCTCGGGATACGAAATCTCTTCGGCGCTGGTGAGCATCTCCGGGCAGCAGATCTCCTCGTTGAACAGCCGGGGCATGTCCGGAGTCAGCGGGCGCGTGATCAGCTACGACGACGTCAACCGGGCGCTGGAAGCGGCGCGCTCCATCGCCGTTCCCTACAACCGCAACATCATCCACGTGGTGCCGCGCGGTTTCGTCGTCGACGGCCAGGACGGGATCAAGTCTGCGCTGGGCATGCACGGCTACCGGCTCGAAGTCGAAGCCCACATCGTCACCGCCGGGGCGACGGCGCTGCGCAACATGGAGAAGTGCGTCGAAGCCGCGGGCGTGGCCGTCGACGGCTGGGTGCTGGGCTCGCTGGCTGCGGCGAACGTGGTGCTCACGGAGACGGAAGAAG harbors:
- the murD gene encoding UDP-N-acetylmuramoyl-L-alanine--D-glutamate ligase; translation: MTSDDREDRIRSSKGRQQDWTGKRVVVLGLARQGKALVRYFVERGANVVVSDRMPAEALKHATEEFRNLPVDFELGGHPPTLLNAANLLCLSGGVPADLPLAQQAREQGIPLSNDAQLFIENCPATVIGITGSAGKTTTTTLVGRMASAEFRDRERKVWVGGNIGRPLLNDLPQMKSKDLVVMELSSFQLELMDVSPQIAAILNVTPNHLDRHKTMAAYTAAKAHILQHQTGNDRAVLGRDDEIAWSLRDQVRGRLISFGWNPPQGDGAYLAGDTIRLRLDGRDTALCPAGIVELRGAHNLLNVIAACAIAAAAGISPQAMQTGVRGFKGVEHRLEFVRRVAGVDWYNDSIATAPERAIAAIRSFDEPLVLLSGGRDKDLSWDAYARLVCKRVRHLILFGEAVEKIAAAVEKQRGGDCKVQVEICGDLEQAVAAAARVAAAGDVVLLAPGGTSYDAFKDFTERGEKFRELVNSL
- a CDS encoding putative peptidoglycan glycosyltransferase FtsW, with translation MTQRVITQDAFQESPLRKRFGIGFDPWLFVLVAALIAFGLVMVYSSSWDVSWRLEGDPYAIFEQQVRNLAVGLIAMVIASFIPMKWIRKYALPLIAATVLMLFLVLLVNLGAEHKRAFLGGSVQPSEMAKLALIIYLAVWMESKGERLSLTGYGLAPLIMIVGLVGGLILLQPDLSAGFTVVIVAVVMFYLAGADMRQILAMGIGGGALAFVLVRVSQVGQDRWNKYVGGLVDLEKASYHVQQSLQSFYSGGIFGRGLGASRGKFGFLPAPHTDSIFAIVGEELGLIGAIVVLVLFCLFLWRGFRLGLNAVTKLEMLLVSGVTFWIGIEAVINMSVLLGLLPFAGNALPFFSFGGSSLVTTLAGVGLLINVSRRASRREEERDNVATIGIGGRDRRRRVSRIGRSRRTRKAS
- the murG gene encoding undecaprenyldiphospho-muramoylpentapeptide beta-N-acetylglucosaminyltransferase; its protein translation is MRLLVSAGGTGGGVYPALAVVDALGKQAEVLWVGSEGGMEASLLSRAGQEFKAVPAAGVHGVGLRALPGNLARLVRGVPAARRIVRDFNPDVAFFTGGFVGVPVALAARGVPKAVFVPDIEPALALRMIARMAQLIMVSTQKSLAYYLKGKRVVVTGYPTRAALVNLERAKARHQMGLAGQKKVLLVFGGSRGARSINEALWACLPELLERLAVVHITGQLDWPRVEGVVGSLPPQLREGYRVYAYLHDEMPLALAAADLVVSRAGAATIGEYPLLGLPAILVPYPYAWRYQKVNAEYLVDAGGALMLPDDALPERLLPAILDLLDDPQRLAEMRAAMKKLAAPGAAQSIANELLQLGEGGRRA
- a CDS encoding CvpA family protein, with amino-acid sequence MLSLFVVFGMLVAMFAVIGAMRGWAKELLVTSAIVLALFIIQILETHVQPYNTALMMQPPTTRFVIRAILLVIMAFFGYQTPHIRALQPKLVRERLQDILLGLVMGALNGYLLFGSLWYFLDQMGYDNTTLVTMPADPAFQARVQDFMALLPPSLVPIPHIYFVVGVVFVFIIVVFV
- the murC gene encoding UDP-N-acetylmuramate--L-alanine ligase, translated to MSRHVHLVGIGGTGLSAIARVLKQRGDVVTGSDRTRSIYAEALEALGVPIRYEHRAENVEGADLVVASSAVPDDNVELQAARSAGIPVLRRSEFLGDLTAGQKTIAVAGTHGKTTTTGLIAWLLTQAEMDPSFIVGGTLSNFDANARAGGGDYFVIEADEYDRMFLGLEPAIAVITNVEHDHPDCYPTFESFRRAFAEFASRVQDLIVVCKDDPGADSLPLPAIECVRYGLNADADWYAEEIRSNAVGGSDFLVLRRGETLGLMRTRLPGPHNVLNALAALIVGDHLGLDFKDMRETLTEFLGVGRRFEIIGEAAGVTVVDDYAHHPTEIKATLRGARQQFPDAEIWAVYQPHTFSRIRALLPDFAHAFDDCDHLIVTDIFASREQADGSIDSRTLVETIEHPDVRYIPRLEAAADYLLERVKGGSLVLTLSAGDGNRVGYRVLQGLTEGGKDHV
- the murB gene encoding UDP-N-acetylmuramate dehydrogenase, whose amino-acid sequence is MSDRRLPPARLEQLRRTFGSIEENVPLARYTAARIGGPADVLLTAGSAERLAMIAETLWELKLPFRILGGGSNVLVADAGIRGIVVLNQARGVRFWESPEGPRLRAESGVGLGSVARRAVERGWSGLEWAATVPGTLGGAVVGNAGAHGGDIAGNLELAEILQRRKGAESWPPERLEFAYRDSWLKRHPGEAVVLAATLRLRLSTVEETKAKMQEFSEQRRTTQPPGASMGSMFKNPPGDYAGRLIEACGLKGFRVGGAQISEVHANFFINLGEATAADVKGLIDAARNRVAQQFDVELELEVELLGDWQTMESESAQLTNGGAL
- a CDS encoding D-alanine--D-alanine ligase encodes the protein MSGKLRLGVMFGGRSGEHEVSLMSAKSVMSALDRSKYEIVPIGITKSGRWLSGDHVLKAFQEGRQDELVNVMLPAEPGLRGLYRWREGEALQRLTDLDAVFPVLHGTYGEDGTLQGLLEMADVPYVGTGVLASAVAMDKDLFKHVMRANGIPVLDWTIVLSTQLEREMQAELDRLESLLPYPMFAKPANMGSSVGVSKCRGRSDLMEGIMDAARYDRRILVEAGIEAREIEISVLGNEDPEASVPGEVVPGDEFYSYRAKYIDDTSDLLIPAPIEDGLVGEAQRLAIAAFKAIDGAGMGRADFLLDKNDGRLYMNEINTIPGFTKISMYPKLWEASGLSYPKLLDRLIELAFERQAQKDKLVRSYEVGE
- a CDS encoding FtsQ-type POTRA domain-containing protein gives rise to the protein MTLGERSIESLRTRADNVRARRARVERTIEPAPREVLKKRPHRRKQPRRRYDVQLQPQQGTEMQLPALPAVRVGPRLFSAMLLLLMAWFLGEFLSADRFLVRSLNVDGNRLLTTAQIQSLVDFAGEGIFSIDPDVIREQLEGHPEIVSAEVRLHLPNEIDVAIDERTPALAWNDAGRTWWLSLDGLAFIPHGANDDLVRVETEQPVLRISEEALTPAMAPEVIQNALVLSRELQDVGVLQYDPQYGFGFEDPRGWKVVFGVGGDMAMKVRVYRALAEKIAGQGISVALVNVENQAAPYYKVER